A stretch of the Solanum dulcamara chromosome 6, daSolDulc1.2, whole genome shotgun sequence genome encodes the following:
- the LOC129892736 gene encoding uncharacterized protein LOC129892736 produces MNPEASMVNLVDNDEMDDEVEVNMPMGPPSKKKPSTSESGSSTASNVKGLPFNCVNYTESFGEFIEFVGQYGPGMKPPTYHEVRVTCLKKEVEKTNKIVEDHKVQWKTYGCSIMMDKWTARNGKMIINVLVNSPKGSVFLESHDASNSSTDSNKMFNLFEKTMLKIGKENVVQVVTDNAIFGKAVKIHSYISQRALLLNMMRRYTKQRNLVKPAKTRFATTFLTLHSFYMQKKNLRTLFMSTEWNESVYAKETLGKEVARHIISPYFWNDTVQALRVGGPLINVLRMVDGEKKLPMGYIYEVMDRAKESIEKAFNYDDRKYMNVFKIIDARWTDQLHQPLHAAGHILNPRLYYKNNEMKTLTEEVWLGYHACVERMILDKTLQDKIGDELGVYMKADGLLEIESAIRA; encoded by the exons atgaatcctGAAGCATCCATGGTTAATCTTGTTGATaatgatgaaatggatgatgaagttgaagtgaATATGCCGATGGGACCTCCCTCAAAAAAGAAACCTTCAACTAGTGAAAGTGGGTCATCCACCGCTAGCAATGTCAAAG GATTGCCTTTCAATTGTGTTAACTACACcgaaagttttggtgaattcATTGAGTTCGTAGGCCAATATGGCCCTGGAATGAAGCCCCCTACCTATCATGAGGTAAGAGTTACTTGTTTAAAAAAAGAGGTGgaaaagacaaacaaaattgTAGAAGAtcataaggttcaatggaaaaCGTATGGTTGTTCCATTATGATGGATAAATGGACAGCAAGGAATGGGAAAATGATCATCAATGTTTTGGTGAATTCTCCAAAAGGGAGTGTGTTCCTTGAATCTCATGATGCTAGTAACTCTTCTACTGATTCTAATAAGATGTTTAACTTGTTTGAGAAGACTATGTTGAAAATAGGCAAGGAAAATGTGGTACAAGTTGTGACCGATAACGCAA ttTTTGGTAAGGCTGTTAAGATACATTCTTATATCAGTCAAAGGGCACTGTTGTTGAATATGATGAGGAGATACACAAAGCAAAGAAACTTGGTAAAACCTGCTAAGACAAGATTCGCAACAACTTTTTTGACATTGCATAGTTTTTATatgcaaaagaaaaatttgagaACCTTGTTTATGTCCACTGAATGGAATGAGAGTGTCTATGCAAAGGAAACTCTTGGGAAAGAAGTTGCGAGACACATCATCAGTCCATATTTTTGGAATGACACTGTTCAAGCACTTAGAGTTGGTGGTCCTTTAATTAATGTACTTCGTATGGTGGATGGGGAGAAAAAACTACCAATGGGCTACATTTATGAAGTCATGGATAGGGCCAAAGAAAGTATTGAAAAGGCATTCAATTATGATGACAGAAAATATATGAATGTTTTCAAAATCATTGATGCAAGGTGGACGGATCAACTTCATCAACCTTTACATGCAGCTGGACATATTTTGAACCCGAGGCTCTATTATAAAAACAATGAGATGAAGACTTTAACTGAAGAAGTATGGTTGGGATATCATGCATGTGTTGAGAGGATGATCCTAGATAAAACTTTGCAAGACAAAATAGGGGATGAGCTTGGTGTGTACATGAAAGCTGATGGGCTACTTGAAATTGAGTCGGCCATTAGAGCTTGA